From the genome of Vulpes lagopus strain Blue_001 chromosome 2, ASM1834538v1, whole genome shotgun sequence, one region includes:
- the RINL gene encoding ras and Rab interactor-like protein isoform X2, with product MPDLPHLLAFLSASRDVLPRTLLLPPPTLRPGDQHAGPLQIGGVQLSMSERVLSVVNKLYVETHRGWRTEQMPPETPPETAERHRSAPRNPAPHRVSWVEGPLSPEVHHAGPALASLVEETEKEDKDENEDENEDDFRDEENEPEDVLTHHIQALARARGSYVGRQFQGLRARLTSNARGPHRPGDPATELLQDVRHLLTDLQDHLSKDPDVRAVFGSLGPGTPRKDDGLGAAVEAALCRAVLAPLKPALWTRLRTLRAGELRRLRQRQVALRAGAGPPGAQGAGLAGQGPAPALRSRIHARLAHLHAACAPRRKVALLLAVCSDVYAGLARGENQEPLGADAFLPALTEELIWSPHIGETQLDVEFLMELLDPDELRGEAGYYLTTWFGALHHIAHYQPDASRAPQGLSSEARASLRQWHSRRTLHRQDRQSHDGAQVSLSFEEPWVRDPVPRDQ from the exons ATGCCAGACCTGCCCCATCTCCTGGCCTTCCTTTCAGCCAGCAG GGATGTTTTGCCCAGAACTCTGCTCTTGCCCCCTCCCACTCTAAGGCCTGGAGACCAACACGCAG GTCCTCTGCAGATTGGTGGTGTCCAACTCAGCATGTCGGAGAGGGTGCTCTCCGTGGTGAACAAGCTCTACGTGGAGACCCACAGAGGGTGGAGGACGGAGCAGATGCCGCCAGAGACACCTCCAGAAACTGCAGAAAGACACAGATCAG CCCCCAGGAACCCTGCCCCTCACAGGGTCTCATGGGTTGAAGGCCCACTCAGCCCAGAGGTGCACCATGCTGGGCCAGCTCTGGCCAGCCtggtggaggagacagagaaggaggacaAGGATGAGAACGAGGACGAAAATGAGGACGACTTCAGAGATGAAGAGAACGAACCAGAGGATGTGCTCACCCATCACATCCAGGCTCTGGCCAGGGCCCGGGGCAGCTACGTGGGCAGGCAGTTCCAGGGCCTGAGGGCGCGTCTCACCTCAAATGCCAGAGGCCCCCACAGGCCTGGGGACCCAGCCACAGAGCTGCTTCAGGATGTGCGGCACCTCCTTACTGACCTCCAGGATCACTTATCAAAGGACCCCGACGTCAGGGCTGTTTTtgggagcctggggcctgggacccCCCGGAAGGACGACGGTCTTG GCGCCGCGGTGGAGGCGGCCTTGTGCCGGGCGGTGCTGGCGCCGCTGAAGCCCGCCCTGTGGACGCGACTCCGCACGCTGCGGGCCGGGGAGCTGCGGCGCCTGCGGCAGCGACAAGTAGCcctgcgggcgggggcggggcctccgggagcccagggggcggggctggcggggcagggccccgcccccgccctgcggAGCCGCATCCACGCGCGCCTGGCGCACCTCCACGCCGCCTGCGCCCCACGCCGCAAGGTGGCGCTGCTGCTGGCCGTGTGCAGTGACGTCTACGCGGGCCTGGCTCGGGGCGAGAACCAAG AGCCGCTGGGGGCCGACGCCTTCCTGCCCGCGCTGACGGAGGAGCTGATCTGGAGTCCGCACATTGGGGAGACGCAGCTGGACGTGGAGTTTCTCATGGAGCTGTTGGATCCCGACGAGCTACGGGGAGAAG CCGGGTACTACCTGACCACGTGGTTTGGGGCGCTGCACCACATTGCGCACTACCAGCCCGACGCCAGCCGCGCCCCCCAGGGGCTCAGCTCCGAGGCTCGCGCCTCCCTGCGCCAGTGGCACAGCCGGCGGACGCTGCACAGACAGGACAGACAGAGCCACGACGGAGCCCAG gtcagcctgtcctttgaggAACCGTGGGTGAGAGACCCTGTGCCCAGAGACCAGTGA